From one Chlamydia sp. 04-14 genomic stretch:
- a CDS encoding bifunctional 3-dehydroquinate dehydratase/shikimate dehydrogenase produces MLCATISGPSFSEAKQQLLHSLPLVDSIELRIDYLLSLSSDQLKHLVSLAKKPILTLKKHASLSESAWVERTMELAKLQPDYLDIDKDFPKEALRTIQNQYPNIKIILSYHSKTSEYVPNLYNDMLKQQAHHYKIAITSTKSIDTLRYIQIKKHLPENTTVLCMGNEGIASRILSPLMKNAINYASGINAPKVAPGQLSIEDLLAYNYANLSSEASIYGLIGNPVDRSISHLSHNKLFSELNMKMSYIKILLTSQELKEFFSLTRDLPFRGLSVTMPFKTDVLDYIDVLDTSVKHCQSCNTLVFNDNKITGYNTDGSGLLNLLKRKNIALQNTHVAIVGSGGAAMAIATTFAYSGARISIFNRTKANAEKLAELCNGNAFPLSSLSENHNIDILVLCLPPNVEIPEISPPVIIDINTLPKESTYTRKAKMQGCRILYGYEMFAEQALLQFSLWFPGKLSEEDSERFRMSVENIVNAM; encoded by the coding sequence ATGTTATGTGCAACAATTAGCGGTCCTTCTTTTTCAGAGGCAAAACAACAACTTTTGCATTCGTTACCTCTAGTAGATAGTATAGAATTGCGCATCGACTATCTTTTATCTCTATCATCAGATCAGCTAAAACACTTGGTTTCTTTAGCAAAGAAACCTATTCTCACATTAAAAAAACACGCTAGTTTATCGGAATCAGCATGGGTAGAACGCACCATGGAACTAGCAAAATTACAGCCTGATTATCTCGATATCGATAAAGACTTTCCTAAAGAAGCCTTAAGAACGATCCAAAATCAATACCCTAATATAAAGATTATTCTTTCATATCATAGCAAAACTTCAGAATACGTTCCGAACCTTTATAACGATATGCTAAAACAACAAGCACATCATTATAAAATCGCTATTACCTCAACCAAATCCATAGACACTCTCCGTTATATACAGATAAAAAAACATCTTCCCGAAAATACTACAGTACTTTGCATGGGCAATGAAGGAATTGCCTCTCGCATACTTTCGCCATTAATGAAAAATGCTATTAATTATGCTTCGGGGATAAATGCTCCTAAAGTAGCTCCAGGACAACTTTCTATAGAAGATCTATTAGCATATAACTATGCCAATCTCTCTTCAGAAGCCAGTATTTATGGTCTTATTGGCAATCCCGTAGATCGTAGTATCAGTCATCTTTCCCACAATAAGCTGTTCTCAGAACTCAATATGAAAATGAGCTACATAAAAATTCTTTTAACATCTCAAGAACTTAAAGAATTTTTCTCTCTAACGCGAGATCTCCCTTTTCGTGGGCTTAGTGTAACCATGCCTTTTAAAACGGATGTTCTTGATTATATCGATGTTCTTGACACTTCTGTAAAACATTGTCAATCTTGCAATACTCTAGTTTTCAATGATAATAAGATCACGGGATACAATACAGACGGTTCGGGGCTATTAAACCTTTTGAAACGCAAAAATATTGCCTTACAAAATACACATGTAGCTATTGTAGGCTCCGGAGGAGCAGCAATGGCTATAGCAACAACATTTGCTTATTCAGGAGCTCGTATTAGTATTTTCAACCGGACAAAAGCTAATGCTGAAAAACTCGCTGAGTTATGTAATGGGAATGCATTTCCTTTAAGCTCTCTATCAGAAAATCACAATATAGATATCTTGGTTTTATGCCTTCCCCCTAATGTAGAAATCCCTGAAATCTCCCCTCCTGTAATTATCGATATCAATACATTACCTAAAGAATCTACCTACACAAGAAAGGCTAAAATGCAAGGATGCCGCATCCTTTATGGATACGAAATGTTTGCAGAGCAGGCTTTACTACAATTTTCTCTATGGTTCCCTGGGAAG
- the aroB gene encoding 3-dehydroquinate synthase: protein MIENFISDPHNVKLVENFFNKKLFSSISTNFPIVIISDLHVAEEILPPILDFMDSLGYKVILLTFPPGEKNKTWEIFISLQNQLVDQDVSLGSTIIGIGGGIVLDMAGFLASTYCRGVQLFLIPTTMTAMIDASIGGKNGINLRGLKNRLGTFYPPKDVWICPEFLATLPKKEWFHGISESIKHGCIADAYIWEFLHNYSDMLFSSREILNEFIKRNCMIKAAIVAKDPKDKNLRKILNFGHTIAHAIETLSKGYIPHGLAVSVGMMIEMRISLESGIMKNPYLIEQLYNLLKHFYLPTTLEELRSLIPQHLHNGFYNPENIIHTLGYDKKNLSKKAVRMVMIEHLGRVAPYNGTYCATPKMDILYEVLKSECHVMCNN from the coding sequence ATGATAGAGAATTTTATCTCCGACCCGCACAACGTTAAACTCGTGGAAAATTTCTTCAATAAGAAGTTATTTTCTTCAATATCTACGAATTTTCCTATTGTAATTATTAGCGATCTCCATGTGGCAGAAGAAATTCTTCCTCCCATCTTAGATTTCATGGATTCTTTAGGTTACAAGGTAATCCTATTGACATTCCCCCCTGGAGAAAAAAATAAAACGTGGGAAATCTTTATTTCTCTACAAAACCAGCTTGTGGATCAAGATGTTTCTTTAGGATCTACAATTATTGGTATCGGTGGGGGTATAGTTTTAGATATGGCAGGATTCCTGGCTTCTACATATTGTCGAGGGGTTCAGTTATTTTTAATTCCCACAACAATGACAGCAATGATTGACGCAAGCATCGGTGGGAAAAACGGTATCAATCTACGAGGATTAAAAAATCGTCTAGGAACTTTTTATCCCCCGAAAGATGTGTGGATATGTCCTGAGTTCTTAGCAACATTACCAAAGAAAGAATGGTTTCATGGAATTTCTGAATCCATAAAACACGGGTGTATTGCCGACGCGTATATATGGGAGTTTTTACATAATTATAGTGACATGCTCTTTTCTTCCCGGGAAATTCTCAATGAGTTTATTAAAAGAAACTGCATGATTAAAGCTGCTATTGTTGCTAAAGATCCTAAAGATAAGAATCTAAGAAAAATACTCAATTTTGGTCATACGATTGCCCATGCAATAGAAACGTTATCCAAAGGGTATATCCCTCATGGATTAGCAGTAAGTGTAGGAATGATGATAGAAATGAGAATTTCTCTAGAATCAGGAATTATGAAAAATCCTTATCTTATTGAGCAGTTATACAATTTATTAAAACATTTCTATTTGCCTACAACTCTTGAAGAACTACGATCTTTGATCCCACAACATCTTCATAACGGATTTTATAATCCGGAAAATATTATCCACACACTCGGTTATGATAAGAAAAATCTATCGAAAAAAGCTGTAAGAATGGTCATGATAGAACATTTAGGAAGAGTTGCTCCTTATAATGGTACTTATTGTGCAACACCAAAAATGGATATCCTTTATGAAGTTCTAAAAAGTGAATGTCATGTTATGTGCAACAATTAG
- the aroC gene encoding chorismate synthase translates to MRNRFGSLFSLTTWGESHGPSVGVVIDGCPAGLLLEPEDFVPAMSRRSPGRPGTSPRRETDNVHILSGVYQGKTTGTPISLQIFNTDVKSDTYLKQDDRYRPGHGQFAYEKKYGIVDPLGGGRSSARETACRVAAGVVAAKILAHHDIHCLAFLSKIGKESIEEYPKFSKEFAQSIYSSPFLSPIDKDSISQILTSLQNEQDSLGGVVSFITSPIHESLGEPVFNKVQAVLASALMSIPAAKGFEIGLGFASADRFGSEYIDPFIIEDGNISMGSNNCGGSLGGITLGMPLHGRVAFKPTSSIRKPCFTATKTGEPTIYATQKEGRHDPCVAIRAVGVVEAMVNLVLADLLLQQRCAKL, encoded by the coding sequence ATGAGAAATCGATTCGGTTCTTTATTTTCTCTGACCACGTGGGGGGAATCTCACGGGCCCTCTGTTGGGGTTGTTATCGACGGTTGTCCTGCAGGTCTACTGCTTGAACCTGAGGATTTCGTCCCGGCAATGTCACGTAGATCCCCCGGAAGACCTGGAACATCTCCTCGCAGAGAAACCGATAACGTTCATATTCTTTCCGGAGTATATCAAGGAAAGACAACGGGAACTCCTATTTCCCTCCAAATTTTCAATACCGATGTAAAAAGTGATACGTATCTTAAGCAAGATGATCGTTATCGTCCTGGTCACGGACAATTTGCTTATGAAAAAAAATATGGTATTGTAGATCCTCTAGGAGGAGGAAGATCCTCCGCCAGAGAAACGGCATGTCGTGTAGCAGCAGGGGTTGTCGCAGCAAAGATTCTTGCTCACCACGATATTCATTGTTTAGCCTTCTTATCTAAAATCGGAAAAGAATCTATTGAAGAATATCCGAAATTCTCTAAAGAATTCGCGCAAAGTATCTATAGTTCTCCTTTCCTTTCTCCTATCGATAAGGACTCTATTTCACAAATATTAACTAGCCTGCAAAATGAACAAGACTCTTTAGGCGGAGTAGTATCTTTTATTACTTCTCCTATTCATGAAAGTCTTGGCGAGCCAGTTTTTAATAAAGTGCAGGCAGTCTTAGCCTCAGCACTTATGAGCATTCCCGCTGCTAAAGGATTTGAAATAGGCTTAGGATTTGCTTCCGCAGATAGATTTGGATCAGAATATATCGATCCATTTATAATTGAAGATGGGAATATCTCTATGGGGTCGAATAACTGTGGAGGATCTCTGGGAGGAATTACCTTAGGAATGCCTCTCCATGGACGCGTAGCATTTAAGCCTACATCTTCCATTAGGAAACCTTGCTTCACAGCAACAAAAACTGGAGAACCAACTATTTATGCTACACAAAAAGAGGGTCGTCATGATCCTTGTGTAGCTATAAGGGCTGTGGGTGTTGTAGAAGCAATGGTAAATCTTGTTCTTGCTGATTTATTATTACAACAACGGTGTGCTAAGCTATGA
- a CDS encoding shikimate kinase, whose protein sequence is MNLFLCGLPTVGKTLLGRAFANYLSISFFDIDDLIVSNYGNELYSSACEIFQSVGDEVFTSLEIEALRSLPLDNSVTALGGGTIMHEEACAIIKNRGTLVYLSLPVIEIHKRLLKRGLPERLKRAPNVEEILQQRIDHMQRVANYTFPLDHVDLLDKHSLLSACESLNTLLNQ, encoded by the coding sequence ATGAATCTATTTCTGTGCGGGCTACCAACCGTAGGCAAGACCTTGCTGGGTCGCGCCTTCGCTAACTATCTATCGATTTCTTTCTTTGATATCGATGATTTAATTGTAAGTAACTATGGCAACGAGCTATATTCCTCAGCATGCGAGATATTTCAATCTGTTGGAGACGAGGTATTTACATCTTTAGAAATAGAAGCCCTACGCTCTTTACCCCTAGATAATAGCGTCACAGCTTTGGGTGGAGGTACAATTATGCACGAAGAAGCTTGTGCTATAATTAAGAACAGGGGAACTTTGGTCTATCTATCTCTTCCCGTTATTGAAATTCATAAACGACTCTTGAAGCGGGGCCTTCCTGAAAGATTAAAGCGTGCGCCCAATGTAGAAGAAATCTTACAACAACGTATAGATCATATGCAACGTGTAGCGAATTATACTTTTCCTCTAGATCATGTAGATCTCTTAGACAAGCATTCGTTGTTATCTGCATGCGAATCTCTTAATACTTTACTAAATCAATGA
- the aroA gene encoding 3-phosphoshikimate 1-carboxyvinyltransferase: MLAYKISPSSVSGNVTIPPSKSHTLRAIFWASISHGTSIINNVLESPDSEVMIRVCEQLGAKIHKSSTSLEITGTSNLRLPKNTVIDAGSSGIVFRFFTAIAAIFSEKITITGSSQLQRRPIAPLIRALENFGATFSYQGDLHTIPFSVSGPISSGYTEVLGDDSQYASALAMACSLAEGPFSFTIINPKERPWFKLTLWWLEQLAIPYSQSEDTYSFPGKAQPEAFSYTVGGDFSSAAFLVAAALLSQSPHPTYLENLNVDDVQGDKELLFLLQKLGANIVFESNTVIVFPSTFSGGNIDMDPFIDALPILAVLCCFATSPSHLYNARGAKDKESDRIIAITEELQKMGACIQPCHDGLLINPSPLYGACMDSHNDHRIAMALSIAAMYASGDSIISDTECIKKTFPNFIQILNSLNTNIQEYYESISVRATNRRQDLAGSRLR; the protein is encoded by the coding sequence ATGCTTGCTTATAAGATTTCTCCTTCGTCTGTTTCTGGCAATGTTACCATTCCTCCATCGAAGTCCCATACTCTACGAGCAATTTTTTGGGCTTCTATATCTCATGGCACTTCAATAATAAATAACGTCTTAGAATCTCCTGATTCAGAAGTAATGATTCGAGTTTGTGAGCAACTTGGAGCAAAGATTCATAAAAGCTCTACATCTCTTGAAATTACAGGAACCTCCAATCTTAGATTACCAAAAAACACGGTTATCGATGCAGGAAGTTCAGGAATCGTTTTTCGTTTTTTCACAGCAATTGCAGCGATATTTTCTGAAAAAATAACAATTACAGGATCTTCCCAACTACAAAGGCGTCCCATAGCTCCATTAATCCGAGCCTTAGAAAATTTCGGAGCTACATTCTCGTATCAAGGAGATCTCCACACAATCCCTTTCTCTGTTTCAGGACCTATTTCTTCAGGATATACTGAAGTCCTAGGAGACGATTCGCAATATGCCTCAGCGCTCGCAATGGCATGCTCTTTAGCAGAAGGTCCTTTCTCGTTTACTATAATCAATCCTAAAGAACGACCCTGGTTTAAATTGACCTTATGGTGGTTAGAACAATTAGCCATCCCCTATTCACAATCAGAAGACACCTATTCATTTCCAGGAAAAGCTCAACCCGAAGCTTTTTCCTATACTGTTGGGGGTGATTTTAGTAGTGCTGCATTTCTTGTTGCTGCTGCACTACTTTCTCAATCCCCACATCCTACATACTTAGAAAATCTTAATGTCGATGATGTCCAAGGAGATAAAGAATTGTTATTTCTCCTTCAGAAGCTGGGAGCAAATATTGTTTTTGAAAGCAATACCGTTATTGTTTTCCCCTCAACATTCTCTGGTGGGAATATAGATATGGATCCCTTTATCGATGCTCTTCCTATCCTTGCGGTTCTCTGCTGCTTTGCTACCTCCCCATCACATCTATATAATGCTCGAGGAGCTAAAGATAAAGAAAGCGATCGCATTATTGCTATTACCGAAGAACTGCAAAAAATGGGTGCATGTATTCAACCCTGTCATGATGGTTTGCTCATCAATCCTAGTCCTCTATATGGAGCTTGTATGGATTCCCATAATGATCACAGAATAGCCATGGCGTTATCTATAGCAGCGATGTATGCCTCTGGAGATAGTATTATCTCTGATACTGAATGTATAAAAAAAACTTTTCCAAATTTTATACAAATTTTAAATTCCCTAAACACAAATATTCAGGAATACTATGAATCTATTTCTGTGCGGGCTACCAACCGTAGGCAAGACCTTGCTGGGTCGCGCCTTCGCTAA
- the bioA gene encoding adenosylmethionine--8-amino-7-oxononanoate transaminase produces MPQDVKYTSTKKTHSKIWHPFAQPGLDHNPIHITRGEGAYLYTESGTAYLDAISSWWCNLHGHTHPYIAKKISEQADQLEHVIFSNITHSPAEELSQKLTQILPQGLERCFFSDNGSCSIEIAIKIALQYFYNRGIKKTRFVSLANGYHGDTFGAMSVVGPTDINKPFQSLFFPTNTIEPPYYGKEDISIQQAEALFATGEIAGFIYEPVLQGVAGMRIHNPEGLNAILELAKHYGVLCIADEILTGFGRTGPLFASEFIQTPPDIICLSKGLTGGFLPFAVTVVREEIYQAFVSKDRREAFLHGHTYTGNPLGCAAALASLDLTLSPQCRHQREMIENCHKHFQSHYGAHWQRCDVLGTVLAIDYPTSSLGYFSNLRDTLYDFFIENHIILRPLGNTIYVLPPYCIHEEDLHRIYHYLQEALCLRVQ; encoded by the coding sequence ATGCCTCAAGATGTAAAATATACTTCTACAAAGAAAACACATTCTAAGATATGGCATCCCTTTGCTCAGCCAGGGTTAGACCATAACCCTATCCATATTACACGTGGAGAAGGTGCCTATCTCTACACAGAATCTGGAACAGCCTATCTTGATGCTATATCTTCTTGGTGGTGTAACCTCCACGGACACACTCATCCCTATATTGCCAAGAAAATCTCTGAGCAGGCGGATCAATTAGAACATGTAATTTTTTCTAATATTACACATTCTCCTGCTGAAGAGCTCTCACAAAAACTCACTCAAATTCTTCCTCAGGGCTTAGAACGTTGTTTTTTCTCTGACAACGGGTCTTGCTCTATAGAAATAGCTATAAAAATTGCTCTACAATATTTCTACAATCGAGGAATAAAAAAGACACGTTTTGTATCTTTAGCAAATGGTTATCACGGCGACACTTTCGGAGCTATGTCTGTAGTAGGACCTACAGATATAAACAAACCTTTCCAATCCTTATTTTTTCCTACGAACACTATAGAGCCTCCTTATTACGGAAAAGAAGATATTTCTATACAACAAGCAGAAGCTCTATTTGCTACTGGAGAAATTGCAGGATTTATTTATGAGCCTGTTTTACAGGGCGTAGCAGGCATGCGCATACATAATCCTGAAGGACTGAATGCTATCCTAGAACTCGCTAAACATTATGGCGTGCTATGTATAGCTGATGAAATTCTTACAGGGTTTGGACGTACAGGACCGTTATTTGCTTCAGAATTTATCCAAACACCTCCTGATATAATTTGTCTTTCTAAGGGATTGACAGGAGGATTTCTTCCCTTTGCTGTGACTGTAGTCCGAGAAGAGATTTATCAAGCTTTTGTATCTAAAGACCGCAGAGAAGCGTTTCTCCACGGCCATACCTATACAGGGAATCCCTTAGGATGTGCGGCAGCTCTCGCTTCTTTAGATCTGACGTTATCTCCTCAATGTAGACATCAACGAGAAATGATTGAGAATTGTCATAAACACTTCCAATCACATTATGGAGCACATTGGCAACGTTGTGATGTTTTAGGAACAGTGCTTGCTATAGACTATCCCACATCTTCATTAGGATATTTTTCTAATTTACGTGACACGCTCTATGATTTTTTTATAGAAAACCACATAATTTTACGTCCTTTAGGAAATACCATTTACGTGCTTCCTCCCTATTGCATCCATGAGGAAGACCTTCATAGAATTTATCATTATCTCCAGGAGGCCCTATGCTTACGAGTACAATAA
- the bioD gene encoding dethiobiotin synthase encodes MHIIVAGIDTEVGKTFVSAILTSLLQAEYWKPIQAGSLERSDSRIVHELSGTLCHEEAYRFTHPLAAHQAAQADNILIHEDNISLPETQATLIIETSGGFLSPCTPNSLQGDVFAKWPCSWVLVSKGYLGSINHTCLTIEAMRARNLNILGMVLNQYSEEEEKWLLNMTGAPFLGRLNHETTISKETVQHYANLWKETWKIKEEKLCLKM; translated from the coding sequence ATGCATATTATCGTAGCAGGAATTGATACAGAAGTAGGCAAGACTTTTGTCAGTGCGATCTTAACTAGTTTACTTCAGGCAGAATATTGGAAACCGATACAAGCAGGGTCTTTAGAACGTTCTGATAGCAGGATAGTTCATGAACTCTCAGGAACTTTATGTCATGAAGAAGCTTATCGATTTACCCATCCGCTAGCAGCACATCAAGCAGCACAAGCTGACAATATTCTCATTCATGAAGACAATATCTCCCTCCCAGAAACACAAGCTACATTGATTATTGAAACTTCTGGAGGATTTCTCTCGCCATGCACACCAAACTCCCTACAGGGAGATGTCTTTGCTAAATGGCCATGCTCTTGGGTACTTGTGAGCAAAGGTTATTTAGGAAGTATTAATCACACATGTTTGACAATAGAGGCCATGCGAGCAAGAAACTTAAATATCTTAGGTATGGTTCTCAATCAATATTCTGAGGAAGAAGAAAAATGGCTACTTAATATGACAGGGGCACCTTTTTTAGGACGTTTAAATCACGAAACCACCATCTCTAAAGAAACAGTACAACACTACGCGAATCTATGGAAGGAAACCTGGAAAATTAAAGAAGAAAAACTATGCCTCAAGATGTAA
- a CDS encoding aminotransferase class I/II-fold pyridoxal phosphate-dependent enzyme — MPICDLLTERLEKQKHRNTYRTLKTTSATIDFTSNDYLGFARSLELKQALSNTLDHTHSLGSTGSRLLTGQSLLADRVEQYIAAYHNRESALIFNSGYTANLGLISALASQKDRVIHDIYIHASIHDGIRLSKAQSIPFRHNDIEHLEKRLSQPHRGETFVCVESVYSLHGSVSPLKTICELCKKYSAHLIVDEAHSIGIFGDKGEGLVASLGLQNDVAATVYTFGKALGIHGAAIVGSKLLKDYLINFSRPFIYTTALPPHAVTMIHLAYQYNEKATVPRKNLQELIVYFRENAKSMQLPILQDNVNTPIQPLCISGSTQVHTAASKLQNSGFDVRPIVSPTVKQKEELLRICLHAFNTKSEITEFLNKLYEIQESLCILS; from the coding sequence ATGCCAATCTGCGACCTGCTAACAGAAAGACTAGAGAAACAAAAACATAGAAACACGTATCGAACTTTAAAAACGACCTCGGCGACTATAGATTTCACATCTAATGACTATCTAGGCTTTGCTAGATCATTAGAATTGAAACAAGCACTCTCTAATACATTAGATCATACCCATTCCCTAGGTTCTACAGGATCACGTCTGCTCACAGGGCAATCTCTGTTAGCAGATCGTGTGGAACAATACATTGCTGCCTATCACAATAGAGAAAGCGCATTGATATTTAATTCGGGATATACAGCAAATTTGGGGTTAATTTCTGCATTAGCCTCTCAGAAAGACCGTGTGATTCATGATATATATATCCATGCTTCTATTCACGATGGAATTCGTCTTTCTAAAGCTCAAAGCATCCCCTTTCGTCATAATGATATTGAGCATTTAGAAAAACGCTTATCGCAACCCCACCGTGGAGAGACATTTGTCTGTGTAGAATCTGTATATTCTCTACATGGTTCTGTATCTCCTCTAAAAACTATCTGTGAATTATGTAAGAAATATTCAGCTCATCTTATTGTTGATGAGGCGCATTCTATAGGTATCTTTGGAGATAAAGGAGAAGGGCTTGTAGCTTCTTTAGGCTTGCAAAATGATGTGGCAGCAACTGTATATACTTTTGGAAAAGCTTTAGGAATTCATGGTGCAGCTATTGTAGGTAGTAAACTTCTTAAGGACTACCTCATTAATTTCTCTCGTCCTTTTATCTATACAACTGCTCTACCTCCCCATGCGGTTACAATGATACACCTCGCTTATCAATACAATGAAAAAGCTACAGTTCCTAGAAAAAATCTCCAAGAGCTGATTGTCTATTTCCGAGAAAATGCCAAAAGCATGCAACTCCCTATACTTCAAGACAATGTCAATACTCCAATTCAGCCCCTATGTATATCAGGAAGCACACAAGTACATACCGCAGCTAGTAAACTACAAAATTCTGGATTTGACGTACGTCCTATTGTGAGCCCAACGGTAAAACAAAAAGAAGAATTATTACGAATCTGTCTTCACGCATTTAATACAAAAAGTGAAATCACAGAATTTCTGAATAAATTATATGAAATTCAAGAAAGCTTATGCATATTATCGTAG
- the bioB gene encoding biotin synthase BioB: MNECPEQWSLEAIKEVYDTPVFELIHRANAILRSNFPHSELQTCYLVSIKTGGCTEDCAYCAQSSRYQTNVKPEPMMKITEVMDRAKHAVDSGATRVCLGAAWREVKDNHQFDRTLEMIKGITNMGAEVCCALGMLTASQAEKLYEAGLYAYNHNLDSSEGFYKTIITTRKYEDRLRTLDVVEKSGISTCCGGIVGMGETADDRIGLLHTLACRERMPESVPVNVLWPIEGTPLQDQESISFWEILRTIATARIVFPHSMVRLAAGRAFLSVEQQTLCFIAGANSIFYGEKLLTVDNNDMNEDTAMLNLLGMRHRPAFSMKRGQPCQSATC; encoded by the coding sequence ATGAATGAATGCCCTGAACAATGGTCATTAGAAGCTATTAAAGAAGTATATGACACACCCGTTTTTGAATTAATTCATAGAGCGAATGCTATACTAAGAAGTAACTTTCCCCATTCAGAATTACAGACTTGTTATCTAGTTTCGATAAAAACAGGAGGTTGCACTGAGGATTGCGCCTATTGCGCACAATCTTCCCGCTACCAAACTAATGTCAAACCCGAACCAATGATGAAAATCACTGAAGTTATGGACCGAGCAAAACATGCTGTAGACTCGGGAGCTACGCGTGTCTGCCTAGGAGCTGCTTGGAGAGAGGTAAAGGATAATCATCAATTTGATCGCACCCTGGAAATGATCAAGGGTATTACAAATATGGGAGCTGAGGTTTGTTGTGCTTTAGGAATGTTAACTGCTAGCCAAGCAGAAAAACTTTATGAGGCCGGTCTTTATGCTTATAATCATAATTTAGACTCTTCTGAAGGATTTTATAAAACTATCATTACTACAAGAAAATATGAAGATCGTTTGAGAACTTTAGATGTAGTTGAGAAATCCGGAATTAGCACATGTTGCGGTGGGATTGTTGGTATGGGAGAAACTGCCGATGATCGTATCGGATTACTCCATACTCTAGCTTGTAGAGAACGCATGCCAGAATCTGTGCCTGTAAATGTACTCTGGCCTATAGAAGGAACTCCTCTTCAAGATCAAGAATCGATATCCTTTTGGGAAATATTACGCACAATAGCTACAGCACGGATTGTATTTCCTCATTCTATGGTACGTCTCGCTGCAGGGCGCGCTTTTCTATCTGTAGAACAACAAACGCTATGTTTCATCGCGGGAGCGAATTCTATTTTCTATGGAGAGAAGCTTCTAACCGTAGATAACAACGATATGAATGAAGATACTGCTATGCTGAATTTACTTGGGATGCGTCACCGTCCAGCATTCTCAATGAAAAGAGGGCAGCCATGCCAATCTGCGACCTGCTAA
- a CDS encoding SDR family oxidoreductase translates to MYNCSNLRRRFHYFLISLVLCSSTYAFATTEENHPCIVLTGASGQLGSAIAHYLHDRDYYLLLVGRQNSKLCALHEKNPNSSTLAIDYSFPGYLADYKRTLKDLNRPIQGLIISTPRPIWSGILQSPESWEATLQITFVAQTALIQATLPYMSPQSSIVIIGGTTSTQLIPSYGLSCVIRRMWTTYAKAMAHELGPKGIRINVVSPGVVRTRFHEERIREKARTNHSSYLEEYNKETESIPLRRFCETEELAKTIEFFLSSSSSFISGTNLILDGGCTTSFH, encoded by the coding sequence ATGTATAACTGCAGCAATCTTAGAAGACGGTTTCATTATTTTTTAATCTCATTGGTCCTTTGTTCCTCTACTTATGCATTCGCAACAACAGAGGAAAATCATCCCTGTATTGTGCTCACAGGAGCTTCAGGTCAATTAGGATCAGCAATCGCACATTATCTTCATGATCGAGATTACTATCTATTACTCGTAGGAAGACAAAACAGCAAGCTATGCGCCCTACATGAGAAGAATCCTAATTCTTCAACCCTAGCCATAGACTACTCCTTTCCGGGATATCTCGCCGATTATAAAAGAACACTCAAAGACCTGAATCGTCCTATTCAAGGACTCATTATTTCTACCCCGCGTCCTATTTGGAGCGGGATACTACAATCTCCAGAATCTTGGGAAGCTACACTGCAAATAACCTTTGTAGCACAGACAGCCTTAATTCAAGCTACTCTTCCCTATATGAGTCCACAGAGCTCTATTGTTATTATAGGAGGAACCACATCAACACAGTTAATTCCTTCCTACGGTCTTTCCTGTGTTATTCGTCGTATGTGGACAACATATGCCAAAGCAATGGCACACGAATTAGGCCCAAAAGGAATTCGCATAAATGTTGTCTCTCCCGGAGTTGTACGCACCCGATTCCATGAAGAGAGAATCCGAGAAAAAGCGAGAACAAACCACTCTAGCTACCTAGAAGAATATAATAAAGAGACTGAGTCCATACCTCTACGACGTTTTTGTGAAACTGAGGAACTAGCAAAAACTATAGAATTTTTTCTATCTTCATCATCATCCTTCATTTCAGGAACTAATTTAATTCTTGATGGAGGATGCACAACCTCTTTTCATTAA